Proteins encoded within one genomic window of Desulfomonile tiedjei:
- a CDS encoding ATP-binding protein, which translates to MIISVASGKGGTGKTTIATSLAAVLGSRAQLIDCDVEEPNCHILMKPVLKTREVVSLPVPVVDMDRCTRCGKCGEVCRFSAIIVIGDQVLTFPELCHGCGGCWLLCREKAIREGSRELGVVETGFAGPVEFVQGVLRVGEAMSPPLIRAVKAKVDPDKIAILDAPPGASCPVINTVSGSDFIIMVTEPTPFGLNDLSIAVDAVTQLGIPLGVVLNRADIGDNGVQVFCRQKDIPILAEIPNDRNVAEGYARGDLLVTSAPNYIGLFLQMIQRVQNLVGSQQQAVRIGAL; encoded by the coding sequence ATGATCATCAGTGTAGCAAGCGGAAAAGGCGGAACAGGAAAAACCACGATTGCGACGAGCCTTGCAGCGGTGCTGGGAAGCCGTGCTCAACTTATCGACTGCGATGTGGAGGAACCGAACTGCCATATACTTATGAAGCCGGTGCTCAAAACGCGTGAGGTGGTGAGCCTGCCGGTGCCTGTCGTGGATATGGACAGATGCACCCGGTGCGGCAAATGTGGAGAAGTGTGCCGCTTCAGCGCCATCATCGTAATTGGCGATCAAGTGCTGACCTTCCCTGAACTCTGTCATGGCTGTGGGGGATGTTGGCTTCTCTGCCGTGAAAAGGCTATCCGTGAAGGTTCCCGAGAGCTGGGGGTTGTAGAGACAGGGTTCGCCGGACCGGTAGAGTTCGTTCAAGGAGTGCTCAGGGTCGGAGAAGCCATGTCCCCCCCGCTCATCAGAGCGGTGAAGGCCAAGGTCGATCCTGATAAAATAGCAATTCTCGACGCTCCGCCCGGCGCTTCTTGCCCGGTGATCAACACGGTCTCCGGCTCGGACTTCATTATCATGGTGACCGAGCCTACTCCGTTCGGGCTGAATGATTTGAGCATCGCGGTGGACGCGGTCACGCAGCTCGGCATCCCTCTCGGAGTGGTCCTGAATCGGGCCGACATCGGCGACAATGGGGTGCAGGTCTTTTGTCGCCAGAAAGACATTCCGATTCTTGCCGAAATCCCCAACGATCGAAACGTTGCCGAAGGCTATGCCAGAGGCGATCTGCTTGTCACTTCGGCCCCGAATTATATAGGTCTTTTTCTGCAAATGATTCAGAGGGTCCAAAATCTCGTGGGCAGCCAGCAGCAAGCCGTGCGGATAGGCGCTTTATGA
- a CDS encoding NifB/NifX family molybdenum-iron cluster-binding protein, translating to MRIAITSTGKEMDSAIDPRFGRARYIIIVEKDGTMVEAMDNVQGANALSGAGIQAGKLLADRKVDVLMTGHCGPNAFRTLEAAGIKVVVEQSGTVKQALERLQLGNVKFSSKANVEAHW from the coding sequence ATGAGGATTGCAATAACGTCAACGGGCAAAGAGATGGATTCTGCGATTGATCCGCGTTTCGGAAGGGCTCGCTATATCATAATTGTCGAGAAGGACGGAACAATGGTGGAAGCCATGGACAATGTGCAAGGAGCCAATGCGCTCAGCGGAGCGGGCATCCAGGCAGGAAAACTGTTGGCTGACCGGAAAGTTGACGTACTAATGACCGGCCACTGTGGCCCCAATGCTTTCAGAACTCTTGAAGCGGCGGGCATAAAAGTAGTGGTCGAACAATCCGGCACAGTGAAACAGGCTTTAGAGCGGTTGCAACTCGGGAATGTAAAATTTTCCAGCAAAGCCAACGTGGAGGCCCACTGGTAG
- a CDS encoding NifB/NifX family molybdenum-iron cluster-binding protein — MLKTIAIPSMHPGGLEAMRAGHFGHCEVFTLVHMKDGEVSDVSVVHNPPHVQGGCQAPVSLLHKSGANAIIVGGIGMRPLMGFRQMGIEVYYGPEGETVGAVVDYLLQGRLQLISENQVCGGVMP; from the coding sequence ATGCTAAAGACAATAGCCATTCCATCCATGCATCCTGGCGGACTCGAAGCCATGCGGGCGGGGCATTTCGGGCACTGCGAGGTTTTTACACTGGTACACATGAAAGACGGCGAAGTCAGTGATGTCTCGGTAGTGCACAATCCCCCCCATGTCCAGGGTGGTTGCCAGGCCCCTGTTAGCCTTCTTCACAAGAGCGGCGCCAATGCAATTATTGTTGGTGGCATCGGCATGCGCCCGCTCATGGGGTTCCGACAAATGGGGATCGAAGTCTATTACGGCCCGGAAGGCGAAACCGTCGGCGCTGTGGTGGATTACCTACTCCAAGGCCGGCTTCAATTGATATCGGAAAACCAGGTATGCGGCGGCGTCATGCCGTGA
- a CDS encoding DUF5320 domain-containing protein yields the protein MPGFDRTGPAGGGPRTGWGRGQCGQRTGTRGLSWSSSFKGGGRGRCFGGGGWRFPFGRSSLARPTDEAGALKADISATKEELAAMEARLSELEKKE from the coding sequence ATGCCTGGATTCGATAGAACAGGACCAGCGGGCGGCGGACCTCGAACGGGTTGGGGCCGCGGACAGTGCGGGCAGAGGACTGGAACACGCGGGCTTTCTTGGAGCAGTTCGTTTAAGGGCGGAGGCCGTGGGCGATGCTTTGGCGGTGGAGGGTGGCGGTTCCCTTTCGGTCGATCCTCTTTGGCAAGGCCAACCGACGAAGCCGGGGCTCTCAAGGCTGACATTTCAGCAACTAAAGAGGAACTAGCCGCTATGGAGGCTCGCTTGAGCGAACTGGAAAAGAAAGAGTAA
- a CDS encoding sigma 54-interacting transcriptional regulator — protein sequence MNPEKDLSQTEMTMILNSIADGVFTVDENFIVTSFNRAADKITGVSVQEALGKPCCEVFRAEICEGDCALKRTIVSGKPVVNHAVFILRADGTRVPISVSTAVLRNDQGRMVGGVETFRDLTLVEALRKEVEQSFTFEDIISRNPGMQGMFSILADVALSDSTILIVGESGTGKELMAKAIHNLSSRRDGPLVTVNCGAIPDSLLESELFGHKAGAFTDARRDKPGRFAQAHGGTIFLDEIGDVSPALQVRLLRVLQDKSFQPLGGTETITADVRVVAATNKDLKAMVAEGKFREDLYYRIQIFNLALPPLRERKEDIHLLAQHFVDRMNRLKGKDIAGLSPEALGAFMRHDWPGNIRELQNAIEHGFILCHGGLIEVRHLPAHFRSAALAPESLPIGLTLTEVEIRVIKDALASNQGNKSATARELGIDKTTLWRKMKRFGISNIARPASPNQVLNGDHF from the coding sequence ATGAACCCTGAAAAAGATCTGAGCCAAACGGAAATGACAATGATCCTGAACTCCATTGCGGACGGGGTCTTTACCGTTGATGAGAATTTCATTGTTACGTCATTCAACCGGGCTGCCGATAAAATCACAGGCGTTTCCGTGCAAGAAGCTCTGGGCAAGCCGTGCTGTGAGGTATTCCGCGCGGAGATCTGTGAGGGTGATTGCGCGCTGAAGCGCACCATTGTCTCCGGCAAGCCTGTTGTCAATCACGCTGTCTTCATCTTGCGCGCCGACGGCACGCGCGTCCCCATCAGTGTAAGCACCGCGGTGCTCAGGAACGACCAGGGCCGCATGGTCGGCGGAGTGGAGACTTTTCGCGATTTGACCCTTGTCGAGGCTCTCCGGAAGGAAGTCGAGCAGTCGTTCACATTCGAGGACATCATCTCCCGGAACCCAGGGATGCAAGGAATGTTCAGCATATTGGCCGATGTGGCGTTGAGTGACAGTACCATCCTCATCGTGGGGGAGAGCGGGACGGGCAAAGAACTCATGGCCAAAGCTATTCACAACCTGTCGTCCCGTCGTGATGGACCGCTTGTGACAGTCAATTGCGGCGCTATTCCCGATAGTTTGCTGGAATCGGAACTATTCGGGCACAAAGCCGGCGCGTTCACCGATGCCAGGCGTGACAAGCCGGGGCGCTTTGCCCAGGCGCACGGGGGGACCATTTTCCTAGACGAAATAGGCGATGTGAGCCCTGCCCTTCAAGTGCGCCTATTACGAGTGCTTCAAGACAAGAGCTTCCAACCTCTCGGTGGAACTGAAACCATAACTGCCGACGTACGTGTTGTTGCAGCGACGAATAAGGATCTAAAAGCTATGGTGGCCGAAGGCAAATTCCGCGAAGATCTCTACTACAGAATCCAGATATTCAACCTCGCTCTCCCACCTCTTCGCGAACGCAAGGAGGACATCCATCTTCTGGCGCAACACTTCGTGGACCGCATGAATCGACTCAAAGGAAAGGACATTGCAGGCCTATCGCCGGAGGCCCTTGGGGCATTCATGAGGCACGATTGGCCGGGAAACATTCGAGAGCTTCAGAACGCAATTGAGCACGGGTTCATCCTATGCCACGGAGGGCTCATCGAGGTGCGGCATCTACCTGCTCATTTTCGATCCGCGGCCCTGGCTCCTGAAAGCCTGCCGATTGGCTTGACGCTCACTGAAGTTGAGATCCGGGTCATTAAGGATGCTTTGGCAAGTAACCAAGGAAACAAGAGTGCTACCGCCCGTGAACTGGGAATAGACAAGACCACCCTCTGGCGAAAGATGAAGAGGTTTGGCATCTCCAACATTGCTCGGCCGGCCTC